The following are from one region of the Candidatus Protochlamydia phocaeensis genome:
- a CDS encoding polymorphic toxin type 50 domain-containing protein produces the protein MNPLRENYFKNVRIQWDKQNKPIPGKHNFLQGRGTLTMEPNEFETLTKKYVGKGQRVEGSFGEAGYVERVEFGKIIGEYAEKINEKIKYTPPSKGRIKYAKDGTFHVIPSNPEAIIK, from the coding sequence TTGAATCCTCTAAGAGAAAATTATTTTAAAAATGTTAGGATTCAGTGGGATAAGCAAAATAAACCTATTCCGGGTAAACACAATTTTTTACAGGGCAGAGGAACACTTACAATGGAGCCTAACGAGTTTGAAACATTAACAAAAAAATATGTCGGTAAAGGACAACGGGTTGAAGGATCATTTGGAGAAGCTGGTTATGTTGAAAGAGTAGAATTTGGAAAAATTATTGGTGAATACGCTGAAAAGATTAATGAAAAAATAAAATATACGCCACCTTCAAAAGGTAGAATTAAATATGCGAAAGATGGAACATTTCATGTAATACCATCAAATCCAGAGGCAATAATCAAATGA
- a CDS encoding outer membrane beta-barrel protein translates to MLSGVSFFDLARKHEQAKPGYYLGAIAGFKMLDFYRLEFESSYGRAEMDSTRKIKDVRGHVRSLSFMLNNLLDFKLSCPIRPYFGYGIGYTRTKAQWRGQLAHSHLDYDPIRRGFLLSSISLQFIAGARYRLFEDVDVCLDYRCLLFGMNKRTHKNLRVNKLGLFINHYF, encoded by the coding sequence TTGTTAAGCGGGGTGAGTTTTTTTGATTTGGCAAGAAAGCACGAACAGGCAAAGCCAGGATATTACCTAGGGGCTATAGCGGGATTTAAAATGCTAGACTTTTATCGACTTGAATTCGAGAGCTCTTATGGAAGAGCGGAAATGGATTCCACTAGAAAAATAAAAGATGTAAGAGGGCATGTCAGGTCTTTATCTTTTATGTTAAATAATCTGCTCGATTTTAAATTATCCTGTCCCATTCGTCCTTATTTTGGTTACGGAATTGGTTATACACGCACTAAGGCTCAATGGAGAGGGCAGTTAGCTCATTCCCATCTCGATTATGATCCGATCAGAAGAGGTTTCTTACTTAGCTCCATTTCTTTACAATTCATTGCCGGAGCTAGATACCGCTTATTTGAAGATGTTGATGTGTGTCTGGATTATCGCTGTCTTTTATTTGGCATGAACAAAAGAACGCATAAAAATCTCAGGGTAAATAAATTAGGGCTTTTTATTAATCATTACTTTTAA
- a CDS encoding ribonucleoside-diphosphate reductase subunit alpha → MFVIKRDGRKEPIKFDKITARIQKLCYGLDPAHINPIQLALKVIEGIYDGVTTSELDNLAAEVAATLTATHPDYALLASRIAISNLQKNTHKSFSRTIYDLYHYTDPKTQRRAPLIAQDVYDIVQQHAELLDSTLIYDRDFGFDYFGFKTLEKSYLLKMHGKVAERPQHMLMRVAIGIHKSDIHSAIETYHLMSERWFTHATPTLFNAGTPHPQMSSCFLLQMQDDSIEGIFDTLKQCAKISQSAGGIGLSIHGIRATGSYIRGTGGVSNGIIPMLRVFNDTARYVDQGGGKRKGSFAIYLEPWHADIVEFLELRKNHGKEEVRARDLFTALWIPDLFMKRVEANAHWSLFCPNEAPGLHLCWGEEFEALYTRYEEEGRARKTLKAQEVWFKILESQIETGNPYLVYKDACNGKSNQQNLGTIQSSNLCTEIIEYTAPDEIAVCNLASLALPRFVKEGQFDHRKLFEVTQAVTKNLNRIIDHNDYPVEEARRSNLRHRPIGIGVQGLADTFILLRLPFESAQARQLNRDIFETIYYGALTDSNQLAQIEGPYETYAGSPASKGILQYDMWEAQPGPRWDWEALKQNIALHGLRNSLLIAPMPTASTSQILGNNECFEPYTSNIYTRRVLSGEFIVVNKHLLRDLVKLGIWNDRMKHEIIAANGSIQNIDLIPQSIKELYKTVWEIKQKTLIDLAADRGAFICQSHSLNLFIENPSFAKLTSMHFYAWKKGLKTGMYYLRTKAAADAIKFTVDTSLGTGPAQPKAKAHADQPHSAEALSCSLDPDEPCLSCSG, encoded by the coding sequence ATGTTTGTCATCAAAAGAGACGGAAGAAAAGAGCCGATCAAGTTCGATAAGATCACTGCAAGAATCCAAAAACTCTGCTATGGACTGGACCCGGCCCATATCAATCCCATTCAGTTGGCCTTGAAAGTCATTGAAGGCATTTATGATGGCGTGACGACAAGCGAGCTGGATAACTTAGCCGCCGAAGTGGCCGCCACTTTGACGGCCACCCATCCCGACTATGCCCTGCTCGCCTCGCGCATTGCCATCTCCAATCTGCAGAAGAACACGCACAAGTCTTTCTCGCGCACGATTTATGATCTTTACCATTATACCGATCCCAAAACGCAAAGGCGCGCGCCTCTCATTGCGCAAGACGTCTATGATATTGTCCAGCAGCATGCAGAGCTATTGGACTCCACGCTCATTTATGACCGCGATTTTGGCTTCGACTATTTTGGATTCAAGACGCTCGAAAAATCTTATCTGCTGAAAATGCATGGCAAGGTCGCCGAGCGGCCGCAGCACATGCTCATGCGCGTGGCCATTGGCATCCATAAAAGCGATATCCACTCGGCCATCGAAACATACCATTTAATGAGCGAGCGCTGGTTTACACATGCCACGCCAACGCTGTTTAATGCAGGAACGCCCCACCCACAGATGTCCTCTTGCTTTCTCCTGCAAATGCAGGATGACAGCATTGAAGGCATCTTTGACACACTCAAGCAATGCGCCAAAATTTCGCAGTCCGCCGGCGGCATTGGCCTGAGCATTCATGGTATCCGCGCAACTGGCTCGTATATTCGCGGAACGGGCGGCGTGTCCAATGGCATCATCCCCATGCTGCGCGTCTTCAATGATACCGCGCGCTATGTCGACCAAGGAGGAGGCAAGCGCAAGGGCTCTTTTGCCATTTACCTGGAGCCCTGGCATGCCGATATTGTAGAATTCTTAGAGTTGAGAAAGAACCATGGCAAAGAAGAAGTGCGGGCCAGAGACCTTTTTACTGCACTATGGATTCCCGACTTATTCATGAAAAGAGTGGAAGCCAATGCCCATTGGTCGCTTTTTTGCCCGAATGAGGCGCCCGGCTTGCATCTATGCTGGGGAGAAGAATTCGAAGCCCTTTATACGCGTTATGAAGAGGAAGGACGGGCGCGCAAAACGCTCAAGGCCCAAGAAGTCTGGTTTAAAATATTGGAATCGCAAATCGAAACGGGAAATCCCTATCTTGTCTATAAGGATGCATGCAACGGCAAGTCCAACCAGCAGAATTTGGGAACGATTCAGTCCAGTAATTTATGCACGGAAATCATCGAATACACAGCGCCCGATGAAATTGCCGTCTGCAATCTCGCCTCGTTGGCCCTTCCCCGCTTTGTCAAAGAAGGGCAATTCGACCACCGGAAGCTTTTTGAAGTCACGCAGGCAGTGACCAAAAACCTCAATCGCATCATCGACCATAATGACTATCCCGTCGAAGAGGCGCGCCGCTCCAATTTACGCCACCGCCCCATCGGCATCGGCGTCCAGGGATTGGCCGATACCTTCATCCTTTTGCGCTTACCCTTTGAATCCGCTCAAGCCCGTCAGCTCAATCGCGACATTTTCGAGACCATTTATTATGGCGCTTTAACGGATTCAAACCAGCTAGCGCAAATAGAAGGCCCGTATGAGACTTATGCAGGCTCGCCCGCTTCCAAGGGGATTCTGCAATACGATATGTGGGAGGCACAGCCGGGACCGCGATGGGATTGGGAGGCGCTCAAGCAAAATATTGCCTTGCATGGCCTGCGCAATTCCCTCTTGATCGCCCCTATGCCCACGGCCTCCACTTCTCAAATTTTAGGCAATAATGAATGCTTTGAACCCTACACATCCAATATTTACACGCGCCGCGTGCTGTCAGGCGAATTTATTGTCGTCAACAAACACCTCTTACGGGACTTGGTCAAACTAGGCATTTGGAATGACCGGATGAAGCATGAGATTATTGCCGCCAATGGCTCCATTCAAAATATTGATCTCATTCCGCAATCCATTAAAGAGCTATATAAAACCGTCTGGGAAATCAAGCAAAAGACGCTGATCGACCTGGCGGCCGACCGCGGAGCCTTCATCTGCCAGTCGCACTCCCTCAATTTATTTATTGAGAATCCCTCGTTTGCCAAATTGACCTCCATGCATTTCTATGCCTGGAAAAAAGGACTCAAAACGGGCATGTACTATTTGCGCACCAAAGCGGCCGCAGATGCCATTAAATTCACGGTGGATACCTCTTTAGGAACAGGCCCTGCCCAGCCAAAAGCAAAGGCTCATGCAGATCAACCCCATTCTGCCGAGGCTTTATCCTGTTCCTTGGATCCTGATGAGCCTTGCCTGAGCTGCAGCGGTTGA